CAGGCTGTGTTTAAAGCTCGTGGGGAATAAGGTCCTAGCACAGTCGCCCCCACCTGGTCTGCAGTGGTCACCGGGCGGAAGAGAGGCCCTGTTCCGGttggctttctgttgctttgataaagcATTCTGACTGAATGTAAcctggggagggaagagtttatttggcttacatttccaggtcACAGTTTGTTGCTgaaggaagtcaaagcaggaacttaaattcctgaaacaaaaaccaaagaggaacactgctcactggctctctcactctctggatCATTCATgctcagctttatttatttatgtatctgttcatatatctatctatccgtccatccatcgttttctcatcatcatcctcttcttttgttgaaacagggtcttgctatgtacaccaggctagccttgactcacagagatctgttgaCCTCTTCCTCCAGACCACTgtggttaaaagcatgcaccaccacacccaccctcaGCTAACTTTCTTACACAGCCCCAGGCTCACCTGGCCAGGGATGGCATCAGGCACAGGAAGCTAGGCCCTCTTAGCATCAAGATAATGCCCCCAGAGACATGCTCACAGGCAAATCTGATCAAGGGAGTTCTTCAGCTGAGGTTTCTGCTTCCTGGGTAACTCTAGGTGTGTCAAGTTAACCATAGAAACCACCCAGGGCCACCTCCATAGCCGCCCTTGCCTCATGCCAGCTGGGGGCTGAGCAGACACTCTGTTTGCCTGTGTTTGCAGGTCCCTCCTGGCTTGACAGCTCACTTCCTCTGAACAGCCCAACATTGGACATTCACAGATACTCATCCACTCACCCTCCAGTAGCTTCCCTCGCCTCCAAGATTCATCAGTTATGATAAGCCACTGTCACCATCAGGGCAGGCTCGGTGCTCAGCCCGTTTGGGTGAAGATCCAGGATTCAGGCTTAGAGGGCATCACACCACTGTCTGCAGAACTCTCCGTTCTGCATACCAACACTCTAGAGCCCTGAACACCAGCCTACCcgcccatgcctctgcttcacTTGGCTTCCAGAACCCGCTATTCTACTTTCAGCCTTCATGAGTCTGAAGACACCCTCTTGAGATCTCACCCAAGTGGGTTGTAGGGTTCATGTCTTCAGTGTCTGAGCCCAGTGTCCCCAAGTGTAACTTTGCTGTTGCATGTGATAGAGGGACCTTTCTCTTAAAGACTGgagctcttaatcccagcacttgggaggcagaggcaggtggatcactgtgagttcgaggtcagcctggtctacaaagtgagtccagaacagccaaggctacacagagaaaccctgtctcaaaaaacaaaaaacaaacaaacaaacaaacaaaaagacactgGAGCTCATCCATCACCCTGGTCTGGGCACTTGAGCCGCTTGCCCCTGCAGTCTGCTAGTACTGTTTGAAACCTTCAGGACCTGGGAGATGATCCCACACCTTGTGTTGCAGGGAATGGTGTGGTCATCCACTTGCCAGGCTTGTTTGAAGAGGCGGAGAAGAACGAGAAGAAAGGTAGGCCGGCCTGCCCTTGCTGACCCACAGGCCCACCTGCTCGCTGAGGTCCTAGCTAGCCACACAATGCATGCTAGCcctgcagagcagagagaaaagcccTCCCCAAGGGGCAGAAGCTGGGGAGCCCAGATTCCCAAAAGCTGCTGCCGTGGGCTCTGTTTTGGCATCACAGTCTCCTGAAGATTCAAGGTGCAGGACATCCAGGAAGGAGGTTGAAGCCAGAGGAGCTCCAGCACGGGTGTGGTCCctcttgggtgggtggggagttcAGGGGCCTGAGCAGGGAACAGGTGCCAGGGCAGGGCTGTGGCTACTGCGCAATGCATGTGGTCCTTTGGAATCTGGCCACGAACTTAAGCCCACAGTCCTGGGGAGGCGAGGATGGCCCTCATCACCTGAGagtgcacacacctgtcatctctgTCGTGTCTCTGCAGGTCTGAAGGACTGGGAGAAGCGGCTCATCATCTCTGACCGTGCCCACCTTGGTAAGGTTCCCACAGGGCCCTGGGGATGGCCCTCCTTGCCCCCCTCTGTGGTACAGAGCTCAGGAAATCCCGGAGGGTCTGCCTGGAGCCATATACTGCTGAGCCTTACTCTCTCTAATAAGCCTCAAGGTAGGCCAGAGTGATGCTAGGCTACCCCTTTGAGGAGCTCAGGACTCCGGAAGCACAGTATCTGTTCCCAGCCAGGCACCTGCTAACCCCTTCTCCTGACACCAATCAGAAAATGAAGTCCCTCACACACCTCTGTCCTTTGCTCATCCCCTGCCTATGTGCTGGTCGCTGGAACAGTGTTTGACTTCCACCAGGCAGTGGACGGGCTGCAGGAAGTACAGCGTCAAgcacaggaagggaagaagtaAGTTCCTTGTGgcctaccccccacccctgcccccgttCTTCCTCTTCCCCCGGGACTTCCAATGACACATTCTGGTGGCCTGGGTGCAGATCCTGTCTGTACAGGAGAGGGTGCTGTCATCAACCAACTTAAGGGTCCTTTGAGAATAAAACCTATAAGAACAACAGGGTCACACCCTCATCTTGATGGCTGCCCCTGCTGTCTGCTGCCACAGCTGCACCCTCTGACCATGTGCACATCCCACAGGGAAACACAGCAAACATTGAGATGGCCTGACCAACCCTGCTTGGCCAGCAACCACCCCAGCACCCAAGTCCTGCTCCTCCACACGTGGTGcttgctctttttatttattatttattttattttattttttatttttggtgcttGCTCTTTTGTCCACTCAGAAAAGTTTGTCTGAGCTCCAGATGTGCTAGGGATGCAGGTGGGAAGtcaccaaagacacacacacacacacacacacacacacacacacactccacaggcAGACAGTACTCACATACATGTCAAAGCGCATTCGCCTATACAGCCGTGCATATGGGCACTcaagtgtgtttgcatgtgcatgtgacccatggtacacatgtgcctgcacacatgtatgcacataagCATTTATACTCCGAGAGCACACATAGATATTCGCAgcacacatgtacaggcacatTCACACAGTGCCTGTGcagtcacatatacacactagCACATGCACACTGTCATGTGAACACAGGGCAAGACACATGTGGTGACAGTAGGTATTTTATCCACTTGGGATCACCTGTGCAGACCTTAGGCTAGGTGTGTAGCACCAATACTGCTAGTGTTCTCACTGCCAAGGCACAAATGCAAATGCTTAGAAGCAAACAAGAGGAGCCCTGATGCTAGAGCCCAGAACTCTCTTCCCCACCTGCCCTGCGCCTTGCTGCTGTGTGCTTAAGCTGTCCAGGTGTCTTTGCAGCGGCTGAGCCCCCACACCCCGCTGCTACTGTTGGGTGGCCTCCGTCTCACCTTCTGGCCTTGATTCATGGGGTGTACCCTGAGCCCACCAGCACCTGAGGTGGCGTCAGCGGAGCTCCTTAGCAGCACCTGCTCTACATCTTTTAGTATCGGCACAACCAAGAAAGGAATCGGACCAACTTACTCCTCCAAAGCTGCCCGGACAGGCCTCCGCATCTGCGACCTCTTGTCAGATTTTGATGAGTTTTCTGCCAGGTAGGTCTGCCCACCCTCCCACAGCCCAGGGTAAGACACAGAGAGGCGGTGGGAGGCATGCCGGGAAGTAGAGCACTCGGGTCCAGCGTGGGCCCTCAGAGGGTCACAGTGAGGGTTGCCTGCACAGATTCAAGAACCTGGCCCACCAGTACCAGTCCATGTTCCCCACCCTGGAAATAGATGTGGAAAGTCAACTCAAAAGGCTCAAGGTAAACAGCGCTGGGCCAGACACTGGGGGAgtacatggggtgggggggcagagctCCTGGGTGTGACAGGGGAGCTGCCTCCAAGCACAGGCGTCCCAGACAGGCTTTCAGCTCTTGTGAGCTTTGAGAACCCTGCCCCTCTGCAGCCTCATGTGGTTGCATGGTCCTCTCAGGGCTTTGCTGAGCGGATTAGACCCATGGTTCGAGATGGTGTCTACTTCCTGTATGAGGCACTCCATGGCCCCCCCAAGAAGATCCTGGTGGAAGGTGCCAACGCAGCCCTCCTTGACATTGATTTCGGTGAGTCCTCCACCAGGTGGCTCCACCCCGGGGGGGCGCCTAACATGGCCTTTTGTATCTGCTGGGGACTAGAAAAACTCATGGAACAGCTGAGTGAAACAGGCCACCTTCCAAGGTCACAGTGCTGTCCACACCCAGCACAACGGTCCCATTGTCCTGTTTTCCTAAATTCAGCAGATAAGGCAGTATCAAAGGGGCTGAGCTAAGATGTGGGAACTGGGGTTGAGAGGTCAGAGAGCCTTGCAAGGCCGGGCACCTCGTATCTCCAGCCCCACGGCGTTCCAGTCTTTTGTTCTTATTGTAGGGGAGGCCAGGCCACCTCAGTACAGGCTCCTATGTGAGCTACACAGtaccttttgttttttccaatacagggtttctctgggcagctttggctgtcctggacttgctttgtagaccaggctggccttgaactcatggtgatctgcctgcctctgcctcccgagggctgagattaaaggcgtgcgccaccacgcctggctattacACAGTACCTTATTTAGGCCACTGTCCCAGGATAGGCCCTCTGACTGGTGACCCTGGTGATTCCCACCGagtagtgtttctcagcctttctaatgctgtggccctttaatacagttcctcatgttgtgaaggctccaaccataaaatgatttaatACGTTgccactgtaattttgctactgttatgaactgtaatgtaaataagttttctgatggtcttaggcgacccctgtgaaagagtcatttgacccaCCCCAAagggggttgcgacccacagattgagaaccaccaCCATAGAGGGCGTCCAACTGCCCTTGCTGAGATGGCACCTTGGACGCTGGGATTAATGGGTAACCACTGACCATTCTGTCCTGCAGGGACCTACCCCTTTGTGACATCCTCCAACTGCACCGTGGGCGGCGTGTGCACAGGCCTGGGCATCCCGCCCCAGAACATAGGTGATGTGTACGGTGTGGTAAAGGCCTACACCACCCGTGTGGGCATTGGGGCCTTCCCCACGGAGCAGATCAACGTGAGTTCcagcacaggggtggggtgggagacttGGGGTTGCCTAGTGTCAGGTGGAGCTGCAGGTATGCTGAGGGGACCCTACTGAATAATTCTCCATGTCTTTAATGGGGTCTTTTTACAGCGTAGGCTCAGAGGTGGGGGGGTGTTAGTTGGCTTGAAGGCCATCAGCAACACAGTTCACAaactctatatgtgtgtgtgtgtgtgtgtgtgtgtgtgtgtgtgtgtgtgtgtaaaactccaTTTTTACATCACATGCGTGAGACCCACAAGCAAGTGGGAATTCTTCCACACTGACTTAGAGGTTGAAAGCCACACCCCTGCTCCCAGCTCTCCAGCTTTGGACACTTCCAGAAGCTGCTGAGCGCTCAGAGTCTTCTTCCTGGGCCTCCTTACCTGAGTCCACTCTGACTCCTGATCTGGATGAGTCACAGATCTTGTCCCAGGAAAGAGAGGTGTTTGAGAGAGTCTGGGGTGGGACTCTATTAGGGCAGGGGATAAATTCTGCCCTCCCATCCTGAGTTGCAGGACAAGGCCTGACCCTCACTTGCCCACacttaaacaaaaggaaaggaggaggtgaGCTGCCTGTGCCTCCACAGACAGGCTGGGCTCCTGCGACAAGTTCTGCCTTCTCAGAACTATACTGTGTGTaccatgtgaatgtgtgtgctggAAGAGGACTGAGGGGACAGAAAGCCAGGAGCATAGGACACAAGCAGGCacaaccacacctggcctggcCAGCACCCAGCACGGCAGACACAGACAGTCCTTTATTTTCACATAGGAAATTGGAGATCTGCTACAGAACCGTGGCCATGAGTGGGGGGTGACCACAGGCAGGAAGAGGCGCTGCGGCTGGCTGGACCTGATGATCCTAAGATACGCTCACATGGTCAACGGCTTCACTGCGTAAGCAGCCCTTCTGAACACTGGCACCATCAAAGCTATACCACATAGACGTCTTCTCTGACCCCAGTGCCCACAGGGCAAGCAGAACTCACCCCAGGGGCTGGGGCCTTTCCATCCCACCAAGCCCCCTCCCCAAAGCAAGAGCAACACTGGGGAGTAACATGGAAGCTGTAGGTGTGAAGCAAACCCAGAACAGGGTCACACTTCCATCCTGACCACCAAAACCACTGTGGCGGTCATGTGCGAGTCAGTGTGAAGCTAGCCAGGTGTTCAGCATGGTGTGAGACCAGACCAAGTGTGAATTGAGGGTGATCCTGAGCTGAGGTACCAGGGCCTGGGCAAAGCagcttcagaaaagggcatcttTGGGAGGATGAGGGAGGCGGGCGATGGGTGTTCTGCACGCTTGGGGACATTCTCAGAGTACAGTGGTAGTTTCTAAGCAGAGGAACAAGCACTCCCAGcactacggaggcagaggcaggtggatcgctgtgagttcgaggccaggctggtctacaaagtgagtttaggacagccagggctgttacacagagaaaccctgtctcaaaaaaaaaaaaaaaaaaaaaaagagagagagaaaagaaaaaaaaaaaaagaaagaaagaaagaaagaaaagaaaaactaagcagaggaagaggaacttGGCATTTCTAGAACCAGGATTCACCTCACAGGAGGAACTctgagagggagctgggaagagggTCAGGTCAGGCCTCGTGGGGGAagaggacagacaggcaggcagggctcttaGAGCCTCTAGCAGGGCAGGGAGGCAGACCAGCTCCACAACTCCCATGTTG
This window of the Acomys russatus chromosome 1, mAcoRus1.1, whole genome shotgun sequence genome carries:
- the Adss1 gene encoding adenylosuccinate synthetase isozyme 1; this translates as MSGTRASNDRPPGAGGVKRGRLQQEAAATGSRVTVVLGAQWGDEGKGKVVDLLATDADIVSRCQGGNNAGHTVVVDGKEYDFHLLPSGIINTKAVSFIGNGVVIHLPGLFEEAEKNEKKGLKDWEKRLIISDRAHLVFDFHQAVDGLQEVQRQAQEGKNIGTTKKGIGPTYSSKAARTGLRICDLLSDFDEFSARFKNLAHQYQSMFPTLEIDVESQLKRLKGFAERIRPMVRDGVYFLYEALHGPPKKILVEGANAALLDIDFGTYPFVTSSNCTVGGVCTGLGIPPQNIGDVYGVVKAYTTRVGIGAFPTEQINEIGDLLQNRGHEWGVTTGRKRRCGWLDLMILRYAHMVNGFTALALTKLDILDVLSEIKVGISYKLKGKRIPYFPANQEILQKVEVEYETLPGWKADTTGARKWEDLPPQAQSYVRFVENHLGVPVKWVGVGKSRESMIQLF